A region from the Toxotes jaculatrix isolate fToxJac2 chromosome 2, fToxJac2.pri, whole genome shotgun sequence genome encodes:
- the sike1 gene encoding suppressor of IKBKE 1 — MACTLEKVLGDARTLLERLKEHDTAAEGLIEQSGALNQRVQSMKEVGNALPEKHTEDTSVIQELTKYKPHVLLTQENTQIKELQQENKELWLSLEEHQYALELIMGRYRKQMLQLMMAKKELDTKPVLSLHEGHAKEVQSQVERICEMGQVMRRAVQVDDQHYCSVRERLAQLEIENKELRDLLTISKSSVKTAREETSQPATSAQEQSPQSGSNE, encoded by the exons ATGGCCTGCACTTTAGAAAAAGTGTTGGGTGATGCTCGGACTCTACTCGAGAGGCTGAAAGAGCACGACACGGCGGCGGAAGGACTGATAGAACAGTCCGGGGCCCTCAACCAGAGAGTGCAGAGCATGAAAGAGGTGGGAAATGCCCTTCCAGAAAAG CACACAGAAGACACTTCAGTTATTCAGGAGCTCACTAAATACAAACCCCATGTCCTCCTGACTCAAGAAAATACTCAAATTAAGGAACTACAGCAAGAGaataaag AACTATGGTTGTCTCTTGAAGAACACCAGTACGCACTAGAGTTGATCATGGGTCGATACCGTAAGCAGATGCTTCAGCTAATGATGGCAAAGAAGGAGCTGGACACCAAACCTGTGCTCAGCCTCCATGAGGGCCACGCAAAA GAGGTGCAGAGCCAGGTGGAGCGGATATGTGAGATGGGCCAAGTGATGAGAAGAGCAGTGCAGGTGGATGATCAGCACTACTGCTCTGTTCGAGAAAGGCTCGCTCAGCTAGAG ATTGAGAACAAGGAGCTGCGAGACCTCCTGACCATCAGCAAGAGCTCTGTGAAGACAGCGAGAGAAGAAACCAGCCAGCCAGCAACATCAGCACAAGAACAGTCCCCTCAGTCAGGGTCCAATGAGTGA